Part of the uncultured Desulfobacter sp. genome, TTGAGGTTTTCGATCATGATCACGGCATTGGTCTCGTCCGGGAGCACATGGCCGGTGTTTATCCAGAAGGCCGTTTTCCCAATGGTTAAAGACTTTGGGGCCTCATCACTTGCCCCAAAGGTGGATTTGGCATCCACAGCCACACCATCCATGGCCGATGCATGAAAGTTGGGTGACGAGATGGCGGCCACCGCCGGTGCCGCTAAAACCCGATTCCTGGACTGGACCACATCCAGGGTCTCTACACCTGTTTCAAGATGACCAAAATGTTCCAACAGGCAATCCTTGGCCTGCTGGATCCCCACCATGCTTAAATATACATTACGTTTAGTTTCCATACTGCTCTTTCTATCTTAAAAGGATAATTTCCACCATGCTGCCCTTTTCCAGGCCCTCTACATGCTCTCCGATTTCAAGCAGTCCGTCCGCCTGGACCATGGTTCGGATCAAACCCGACTTGCCGAGAACGGGACGTGCCACAAGGGTTTGGCCGTCTTGTTCCAGCACCACCCGTACAAAATCCCGCCGCCCCTGGGAAGAGGCGATGTTCCGGGACAACCGGGCCGGTGTTTTTACCTGGAGAACCGGACGGGACAAACCCCTTAGCCGGTGGAGAAAAGGGGTTACCACGACCTGGAACACCACCATGGCCGAGACCACCTGGCCGGGCAATCCCCACACCGGGGTGTGACCGGATTTAGCCAGGATGGTCGGTTTGCCCGGGCTTACGGAGATACCGTGGACAAGGATTTCCGTGTCCGGAAGATTAGACAGCACATCCACCGTATAATCCCGCGTGCCCACAGAGGAGCCGCCTGACAGCAGGACCATGTCCGTTTGGGCCAGCGCTTTTTTACACATTTTTTCCAACGCCTTGGGATCATCTTTGACGATGCCGTACCGCACAGGGGCGCCGCCGGCCTGGGTCACCAAGGCAGACAAGGAATAGGAGTTGATATCGCGTATTTTCCCGGGGGCAGGGGTTTTGTCCACGGGGATCACCTCATCCCCGGTGGAGATGATACCCACCCTGGGCACCTGATATGCCCGGATCCGGGCATGCCCCAATCCTGCCGCCAGACCGATCTCCTGGGGCCGCATCAGGCGGCCTTTCTCAATGACGGTCTGGTCCTTGGCAAAATCCTCGGTGACGTCAATGACATGCTGCAGCGGGGCCACGGATTTATAGATTTCAATGGACTGGTCATCCACCGCCTCGGTGTGCTCCACCATGACAACGGCGTCGGCACCGGCGGGCAGCATACCGCCGGTGGAGATCCGGGCCGCTTGCCCCGGTGCCAGTTCAAAGTCCGGGATATCTCCCATGGCAATGGTGCCGTTCAGCGCCAGCCATGCCGGACCCGATTCCGATGCCCCAAAGGTTGAGGCGGCATTAACCGCATAACCATCCATGCACGATCGCCTGAAACCGGGCAGATTTTCGTCTGCTACCAAATCCTGGGCAAGCACCCGTGAAAAGGCATCACGGGTGTGCAAATCTTCTGTTTCCACCGGGGAGAAAAGCTGTGTCATCCCCAGAACTTCGTCCAGGGGTTTTACTTTGAAAAAACCGCTCATTTTAAAACATCTTTTAACCTTGCCATGGCCTTGGCTACGTTTTCAGGGCTGTTAAATGCCGAAATTCTAATAGATTGCGCCCCACACCGGCCAAAACCTTGTCCGGGGGTGCAGACCACGCCTGCTTTTTCCAGCAGCAGGTCAAAGAATTCCCAGGAATCACGGCCATTGCCGTCAATCCAGATGTATGGTGAATTTTCACCGCCAACGTGGTCAAACCCAAGATCGGTCATGGTCTGGCGAACCACGCCGGCGTTGGCCAGGTAGTAGTCGATGTTTGCCTTAACCTGGGCCTGGCCCTGGGGGCTGTAAACCGCCTCGGCCGCCTTTTGCACCGGATAGGACACACCGTTGAATTTGGTGGACTGCCGACGGTTCCACATATCATGCAAAGAGACCTTGGTCCCATCCGCCGTGTAGATCATGCAGGCTTTGGGTACCACGGTAAATCCACAGCGTGTGCCTGTAAAGCCAGCCGTCTTGGATAAACTTCTAAATTCCACGGCCACCTCTTTGGCGCCGGGGATTTCATAAATGCTTCGGGGAAGGCTTTCATCCCGGATAAAGGCCTCATAGGCCGCATCAAAAAGGATCAGGGCTTTATTGTCCCGGGCATAGTCCACCCAGGCGGCAAGCTGTTCTTTGGTGGCCGTAGAGCCGGTGGGGTTGTTGGGGAAACAAAGATAGATCAAGTCCACCGGCGAATCCGGCATCACCGGCATAAATCCGTTTTCTTTAAGGCAGTCCATGTAGACAATGCCCTCATACCGTCCGTCCTTGAACGTACCGGTTCTGCCGGCCATGACATTGGTGTCCAGGTACACCGGATACACCGGATCAGGGATGGCAATGGTAATGTCATTGGAGAACAGTTCCTGGAAATTGCCTGTGTCGCATTTGGCCCCGTCGGATACAAAAATTTCATCTGCGTCGATATCCGCGCCCTTGGACTGGAAATCAGCGGCTGCAATGGCCTGCCTTAAAAACTGATATCCCTGCTCCGGGCCATACCCTCGGAAGGTGGCATCCTCGGCCATTTCATCCACCCCCTTTTTAAAGGCCTGAACGACTACCGGCGGCAAGGGCAGGGTTACATCGCCGATCCCAAGGCGGATCACTTCTTTGTCAGGATTGCTGTCCTGGTAAAGCTGAACGCGTTTGGCTATATCTGCAAATAAATATGATGCATTCAGTTTGTTGTAATTTTCATTGGCTGTAATCAATGGTAAATTCCTTATTTCGTTGCTGTTGGGGGCCAGTTACCCGGCGGTCTGCCGGACAGAATTTGTGCTTGTCCAAAAATAGTATCTATTTTTAATCAAAACCGCGTCTGATGTCAATTTTCAATAACCGGCCCCTGACCTTGAGCTTTTATACTTTAAATTTGGACATCATTTGGGCAAGGGTTTCCGCCAAATTCGACAGTCCGGCTGATTTGTCCTTCACCTGCCGGCTGGCATCCACAATCTGGGCGGCTGCCGTGGTGACTTCTGCCACATCATCGGACACCCCTTTTGCCATAACGGATCCCTGGGAAATGTTTTCATTTACCTCTGAAATACCCATGGATGCCTGGGAAATATTCTGGGCAATCTCACCGGTGGTGGCAGACTGTTCTTCAACAGCCGCAGCAATGGTTGAAACAATCTCGTTGATATCCGTCACTACTTTTGTAATGGCCAGGATCTCTGCCGTAGTCCCTTCGGTGGACTGCTGAATGCCGGTCACGCGATCTTTGATCCGGCTGGAGGCGTCGGCGGTCTGATTCGCCAGATCTTTGATTTCATTGGCCACCACCGCAAACCCTTTGCCGGCATCGCCGGCCCGGGCCGCCTCAATGGTGGCGTTCAAGGCCAGCAGGTTGACCTGGGAAGAGATCTCCGTAATGGTCTCCACCACGGTAAAGATCTCTCTGGCGGCCATACCCAGATCTTCCACCTGAACACTGGCATGCTCGGCTTGCCCAACGGCCCCGGTTGTCATATCCCGGGCTTTTTCGGCATTGCCGGCGATTTCCGAAATGGTTGAATTCATCTCCTCGGATGCGGCCGATACCATGGTGATATTGTTGGCGGCCTGCTCCATGGCCGCAGACATGGACCCCATATTCAAACTCATATTTTCAGATGCCGTTGTTACGGAATCGGCCCGGTTCGATGTCTGTACGGCAACTGAATTTAAATGATCGGAAATGTCGGCAAGCTCGGTGGACGAGTCCGTGAGCTCCCCGGTATCCCCCTTGATTTGGGAGATCATGGTCTGGATGTTTTCAATAAAAAGGTTGAACCCCTCTGCCAGTTCCTGGGTTTCGTCACCTGAGGTATCCGTAATTCGTTTGGTTAAATCGCCTTCTCCCGAAGCGATATCTCTAAGCATATTGATCATGTGGCGTAATGGCCCCACAATGCCTTTGGCCACAACAAAATAAGAAACCACTACCAGCAGCACCATAACCCCCAGGACAATGGAAAGGATCTTTATGGCGGCGGCTTTAACGGTGCGTCCTATTGCTTTCTGCTCATTGGTAACCGCAGCGTCCACATCATCGGTATATGTGCCGGTACCGATGTACCAGTCCCATTCACGCAATTTTCTTACATATGAAATTTTTTTGATATCTTCACTGCCGCCGGGCTTGTTGTAAAAATAGGTAAGAAAATCTCCAGTGGCCTCGGCATCGGCCTTTTTGATCAATTCCCGGATTATATAAAGCCCTTTGCTGTCCTTTAAATCCCATTCATTTGTGCCTACCGATTCGGGCCTGGTAGGCATGAGGATACAATTGCCCTTAGAGTCATAAATGAAAAAATAGCCAAGGTTGTTTTCCCCATACCGGATGGAACCAATGTTTCTGAGCGCATCCTGCTGGGCCTCTTTTTCCGCTGACTCAAGGTAAACGCCGGCACCGATGATCCAGTTCCATGGCGTAAACAGCTTGACATAAGATATTTTATCCTGGGGTTTATCGAAACCGGGCTTGGGCCATTTATAATCCACAAATCCCTCCCCGTCTTTTTTGGCAAGGCGATCCATTTCAAAAAATAGCCTTACCCCATCAGGATCTTGAAAATTGCTGAGGGATTTGCCGTTTAAATGTTGGCTTAACGGGTGATGAATCATGTGCAGGGTTGTGTCCTGGACCCAGAAATAGTTCTTGCCGTTAATCCCCCAGCGCATCTTATCAATTACCTTAATGGCCGCCGCCTGACGTTCTTTCAGTGATCTGGTATCGTCGGGCATATTGTTGGCTTCGAATGCGGAAATGGCCTGATTGACCACGGCCTTGACATTATCACCATAGACCTTTCGGATGGCATTGTTATCCCTTGCTGCATCAACCCTGGCTTTGGCAATGGCGTATGCAGAGAGGACCAGATCCTTAACATGCCTTTTTTTTACTTCCATCATATCGGTGCCGTATCTTTCAACAGCAACCTGCCCCTCATGTTTTAATGCGGATATGGAAAAGATTAAAGCCGCACCGCCCACAAGTATGACGGCGGAAATGATAAGAATATTAATTTTTGGACCTATCTTCAGATTCATTTGTGATCTCCTTCACACAGGATTTTAGAGAATAAAGAGTGGCCTGTATTTATGAATTCCAGCGCTATGTATAGATTGACGATATGCAAGAATCTTTAGAAAAAAATAACATGGGTTAATTTTAAAGTAAACGGAAAGTGCAGCGGGTTTGTCTTTTAGTCGTTTGCGACGATTTTTCCGGTATTGCGATTCTTCACAAAAACCATTATCTAACAATGGCCTTGTATGAATGACGCAAGTAAAATGGACGAAATAGTGGGGGGAGAATATGATCATGGAAATTTTTAAAGAAGATATACCTTGGACGGAAAATAAAGCGGGGTGCAATGGATATTAAGACCTCCCCTTTTTCACTCAGGACCCTGGGTAAATTAATTTATGCAGGAATGGGCTGGACATATGATCCGCTGCCCTCCTATTGGGAGCCCAGGTGTGTGGTCATCGGGTTTCCCCACACAACCAATATGGATACGGTGCGGGCCCTGACCTATATCAAACTTGTCGGAATTAATGCCAAGCTGATGATCAAATCCAAATGGTTTTTTTTCCCCATGTCGTTTTTTTTAAAAAGTCTTGGGGGACTTCCGGTAAAGCGGGATAAGTCCCATGGGTTTGTGGATGCTGTTGTCAATAAATATCAAGAAAATGAGGCCCTTGTGGTGGCACTGGTGCCCGAAGGTACCCGTAAATCGGTCTCCACCATCAAGACCGGATTCTGGTATATTGCCAAGGGTGCAGATGTTCCCATCATCTGCTGGTACCTTGACAACCACAGCAAAAGGACCAGGTGGCTGGGTAAAATATATCCCGGGGATAGTCTGGAACAGGACCTGGACAAAATAGCCGCAATTTATAAGCGTGCCGGATTTTCAATTCCCACCCAAACCAGAAACAATAGCAGTGCTTCGTAAGTGAAGATTTATTTTGATCTTGCCCTGCGCCAAGCGATCATCGTTGCGTTCAGATATGGCGCAGGTGCAAGATTAATGGCAGGAAAAGCAGTATCCGTTTGCTTGTCCCGGGCGATCATTTTTCTTGTTGTTTTTAGTTTGTTGCAAATTTGTTGTAAAAAAAATACCTGACGGCAACACTTTTGCATATTTACATTTAATAGCGTTTAATGG contains:
- the glp gene encoding gephyrin-like molybdotransferase Glp; translation: MSGFFKVKPLDEVLGMTQLFSPVETEDLHTRDAFSRVLAQDLVADENLPGFRRSCMDGYAVNAASTFGASESGPAWLALNGTIAMGDIPDFELAPGQAARISTGGMLPAGADAVVMVEHTEAVDDQSIEIYKSVAPLQHVIDVTEDFAKDQTVIEKGRLMRPQEIGLAAGLGHARIRAYQVPRVGIISTGDEVIPVDKTPAPGKIRDINSYSLSALVTQAGGAPVRYGIVKDDPKALEKMCKKALAQTDMVLLSGGSSVGTRDYTVDVLSNLPDTEILVHGISVSPGKPTILAKSGHTPVWGLPGQVVSAMVVFQVVVTPFLHRLRGLSRPVLQVKTPARLSRNIASSQGRRDFVRVVLEQDGQTLVARPVLGKSGLIRTMVQADGLLEIGEHVEGLEKGSMVEIILLR
- a CDS encoding LL-diaminopimelate aminotransferase → MITANENYNKLNASYLFADIAKRVQLYQDSNPDKEVIRLGIGDVTLPLPPVVVQAFKKGVDEMAEDATFRGYGPEQGYQFLRQAIAAADFQSKGADIDADEIFVSDGAKCDTGNFQELFSNDITIAIPDPVYPVYLDTNVMAGRTGTFKDGRYEGIVYMDCLKENGFMPVMPDSPVDLIYLCFPNNPTGSTATKEQLAAWVDYARDNKALILFDAAYEAFIRDESLPRSIYEIPGAKEVAVEFRSLSKTAGFTGTRCGFTVVPKACMIYTADGTKVSLHDMWNRRQSTKFNGVSYPVQKAAEAVYSPQGQAQVKANIDYYLANAGVVRQTMTDLGFDHVGGENSPYIWIDGNGRDSWEFFDLLLEKAGVVCTPGQGFGRCGAQSIRISAFNSPENVAKAMARLKDVLK
- a CDS encoding methyl-accepting chemotaxis protein, giving the protein MNLKIGPKINILIISAVILVGGAALIFSISALKHEGQVAVERYGTDMMEVKKRHVKDLVLSAYAIAKARVDAARDNNAIRKVYGDNVKAVVNQAISAFEANNMPDDTRSLKERQAAAIKVIDKMRWGINGKNYFWVQDTTLHMIHHPLSQHLNGKSLSNFQDPDGVRLFFEMDRLAKKDGEGFVDYKWPKPGFDKPQDKISYVKLFTPWNWIIGAGVYLESAEKEAQQDALRNIGSIRYGENNLGYFFIYDSKGNCILMPTRPESVGTNEWDLKDSKGLYIIRELIKKADAEATGDFLTYFYNKPGGSEDIKKISYVRKLREWDWYIGTGTYTDDVDAAVTNEQKAIGRTVKAAAIKILSIVLGVMVLLVVVSYFVVAKGIVGPLRHMINMLRDIASGEGDLTKRITDTSGDETQELAEGFNLFIENIQTMISQIKGDTGELTDSSTELADISDHLNSVAVQTSNRADSVTTASENMSLNMGSMSAAMEQAANNITMVSAASEEMNSTISEIAGNAEKARDMTTGAVGQAEHASVQVEDLGMAAREIFTVVETITEISSQVNLLALNATIEAARAGDAGKGFAVVANEIKDLANQTADASSRIKDRVTGIQQSTEGTTAEILAITKVVTDINEIVSTIAAAVEEQSATTGEIAQNISQASMGISEVNENISQGSVMAKGVSDDVAEVTTAAAQIVDASRQVKDKSAGLSNLAETLAQMMSKFKV
- a CDS encoding 1-acyl-sn-glycerol-3-phosphate acyltransferase, whose amino-acid sequence is MDIKTSPFSLRTLGKLIYAGMGWTYDPLPSYWEPRCVVIGFPHTTNMDTVRALTYIKLVGINAKLMIKSKWFFFPMSFFLKSLGGLPVKRDKSHGFVDAVVNKYQENEALVVALVPEGTRKSVSTIKTGFWYIAKGADVPIICWYLDNHSKRTRWLGKIYPGDSLEQDLDKIAAIYKRAGFSIPTQTRNNSSAS